A genome region from bacterium includes the following:
- a CDS encoding phytanoyl-CoA dioxygenase family protein, with the protein MPDSSRDWIDPIDRHFRAKGWARGIPAFDAETLGPIRAEIEALWAERRSGARDGFATHRPELPRLHRLSPTLGAFVRHPVLIALAQRIIGPNVDMLWNQAHCKGPGGHALGRYPWHQDGFYAPVEPTGGYSCWIALTPTTAENGAIVGVTRADDRRLRPHTWNPELAYYVCEVADDEAEVLEMALGEFLLFDNLWPHASGPNTTGAPRIGYSLSYAHTGTRLIATGETYGDRVPIVRDGRAIDDVMAELARDPARPGPGRRTLEELTGRMPEIADLIEARFAAYRDALLAGDATGAERALTELICSAPDEAIVLGDLLRSRGVPDELRRELRDLGTRDLTARRLLLGRLLELDPGDEEARRELAALERDAGAER; encoded by the coding sequence ATGCCCGATTCTTCCCGCGACTGGATCGACCCCATCGACCGCCACTTCCGCGCCAAGGGATGGGCGCGCGGCATTCCCGCCTTCGACGCCGAGACGCTGGGCCCGATCCGCGCCGAGATCGAGGCGCTGTGGGCCGAACGCCGCTCCGGCGCCCGTGACGGCTTCGCCACGCATCGACCCGAACTGCCGCGCCTGCACCGCCTGAGCCCCACCCTCGGCGCCTTCGTCCGTCACCCGGTGCTGATCGCCCTGGCGCAGCGGATCATCGGACCGAACGTCGACATGCTGTGGAACCAGGCGCACTGCAAGGGCCCGGGCGGCCACGCGCTCGGCCGCTATCCCTGGCACCAGGACGGCTTCTACGCCCCGGTGGAACCGACCGGCGGCTACTCCTGCTGGATCGCCCTGACGCCGACCACCGCCGAGAACGGCGCCATCGTCGGCGTGACGCGCGCGGACGATCGCCGCCTGCGGCCGCACACCTGGAACCCCGAGCTCGCCTACTACGTCTGCGAGGTCGCCGACGACGAGGCCGAGGTGCTCGAGATGGCGCTCGGCGAGTTCCTGCTGTTCGACAACCTGTGGCCGCACGCCAGCGGGCCGAACACCACCGGCGCGCCGCGCATCGGCTACAGCCTGTCGTACGCGCACACCGGCACCCGGCTGATCGCCACCGGCGAGACCTACGGCGACCGGGTGCCGATCGTCCGCGACGGCCGGGCAATCGACGACGTCATGGCGGAGCTGGCGCGCGACCCGGCGCGCCCCGGACCCGGCCGCCGCACGCTGGAGGAGCTCACCGGGCGCATGCCCGAGATCGCGGACCTCATCGAGGCGCGATTCGCCGCCTATCGCGACGCCCTGCTCGCCGGCGACGCGACGGGCGCCGAGCGGGCGCTGACCGAGCTCATCTGCAGCGCCCCCGACGAGGCGATCGTGCTCGGCGACCTGCTGCGCTCGCGCGGCGTGCCCGACGAGCTGCGGCGCGAGCTGCGCGATCTGGGGACGCGCGACCTGACGGCGCGCCGCCTCCTCCTCGGCCGCCTGCTCGAGCTCGATCCGGGCGACGAGGAGGCCCGGCGCGAGCTGGCGGCGCTGGAACGGGACGCCGGCGCGGAACGCTGA
- a CDS encoding aromatic ring-hydroxylating dioxygenase subunit alpha, with product MTRPIIVDGGLQARLGSGNLSTERYVSPAYHRLELERLWPRVWHVAGRATDLQNPGDYFTYEFGPESVLCVRQDDGSVRAFHNICVHRGRRLRDPGSGTVQRFRCAYHHWEYGRDGRLERLPEPDLFPQLAGRFEQCHLVPVACEELATYVWVHFGGGRPSLREFLGPMAERLLAYDLDACRLISDQSAEVACNWKVAVDNANEGYHVSHLHEQLRPIYDESQIQLEILGDHNIGSAPFGIPSPLLEDREAISDMLRGLMQEAGLDPAAYQGSAVGVRAAIAQHLRGRAPAEFDFSRLADPQLTDFFALFVFPNLSFAFTGLSHVFWRMRPHPTDPGRSYFDQQMSIRVPKGQPAPPRPPLRQFKAGEESLGAVPDQDVHNFARVQQGLQSRALSEVILGEKEFLVRHFHAVLDRYLSEPPPR from the coding sequence ATGACGCGGCCGATCATCGTCGACGGCGGACTGCAGGCGCGGCTCGGGTCCGGGAACCTCTCGACCGAGCGCTACGTCTCCCCGGCCTACCATCGCCTCGAGCTCGAGCGGCTGTGGCCGCGGGTCTGGCACGTCGCCGGTCGCGCCACCGACCTGCAGAACCCGGGCGATTACTTCACCTACGAATTCGGCCCCGAGTCGGTGCTGTGCGTGCGTCAGGACGACGGCAGCGTGCGCGCCTTCCACAACATCTGCGTGCACCGCGGCCGGCGGCTGCGCGATCCCGGATCGGGCACGGTGCAGCGCTTCCGCTGTGCCTATCACCACTGGGAGTACGGGCGCGACGGCCGTCTCGAGCGCCTGCCGGAGCCCGACCTGTTCCCGCAGCTCGCGGGTCGATTCGAGCAGTGCCACCTCGTTCCGGTGGCGTGCGAGGAGCTCGCGACCTACGTCTGGGTCCACTTCGGCGGCGGCAGGCCATCGCTGCGCGAATTCCTCGGGCCGATGGCCGAGCGCCTGCTCGCCTACGATCTCGACGCCTGCCGCCTCATCTCCGACCAGAGCGCCGAGGTGGCGTGCAACTGGAAGGTGGCGGTCGACAACGCCAACGAGGGCTACCACGTGTCGCACCTGCACGAGCAGTTGCGCCCGATCTACGACGAGTCGCAGATTCAATTGGAGATCCTCGGCGACCACAACATCGGCTCGGCGCCGTTCGGGATTCCCAGCCCGCTGCTCGAGGACCGCGAGGCGATCAGCGACATGCTGCGCGGTCTCATGCAGGAAGCGGGGCTGGATCCGGCGGCCTACCAGGGGTCGGCGGTCGGGGTGCGGGCGGCGATCGCGCAGCACCTGCGCGGGCGGGCGCCGGCGGAGTTCGACTTCTCGCGCCTCGCCGATCCGCAGTTGACCGACTTCTTCGCCTTGTTCGTGTTTCCCAACCTGTCGTTCGCCTTCACCGGCCTGAGCCACGTCTTCTGGCGCATGCGGCCGCATCCGACCGATCCCGGCCGATCGTACTTCGACCAGCAGATGTCGATCCGCGTCCCGAAGGGACAACCGGCGCCGCCGCGTCCGCCGCTGCGCCAGTTCAAGGCCGGCGAGGAGTCGCTCGGCGCGGTGCCGGATCAGGACGTGCACAACTTCGCGCGCGTGCAGCAGGGGCTCCAGTCGCGGGCCCTCTCCGAGGTGATCCTCGGCGAGAAGGAATTCCTGGTGCGCCACTTCCACGCGGTGCTGGATCGCTACCTGAGCGAGCCGCCGCCGCGCTGA
- a CDS encoding phytanoyl-CoA dioxygenase family protein — MRVDDSGLISDRQRRELDERGFFFTDVLFTADELEPVRQDCLRYYRESIEEIPESNPGQRARQRLRPFLPAPQKRSDAVARFQRHPVFQALARAIVGPDVDQTWSQGCLKLPDVDAQTEFPFHQDSKFAEIDRLDTGFSCFLALGPLSPENGTLLFAAGTHGTALPHTWDPRLEWWSCSVDGLEVVPGTLRPGAMVVYRLMTPHGSPPNLSAEMREAFLITFNVPGVRLLETGELFGDQRPLLRGGALV, encoded by the coding sequence ATGCGGGTAGACGACAGCGGGCTGATCAGCGATCGGCAGCGGCGCGAGCTCGACGAGCGGGGATTCTTCTTCACCGACGTCCTGTTCACCGCCGACGAGCTCGAGCCGGTGCGCCAGGACTGCCTGCGCTACTACCGCGAGTCGATCGAGGAGATCCCCGAGAGCAATCCCGGGCAGCGCGCCCGGCAGCGGTTGCGGCCGTTCCTGCCGGCGCCGCAGAAGCGCAGCGACGCCGTGGCGCGCTTCCAGCGCCACCCGGTGTTCCAGGCGCTGGCCAGGGCGATCGTCGGGCCGGATGTCGACCAGACCTGGAGCCAGGGCTGCCTGAAGCTGCCCGACGTCGATGCCCAGACCGAGTTTCCCTTCCACCAGGACAGCAAGTTCGCCGAGATCGATCGGCTGGACACCGGCTTCTCCTGCTTCCTGGCCCTCGGGCCGCTGTCGCCGGAGAACGGCACGCTGCTGTTCGCCGCCGGCACCCACGGCACGGCGTTGCCGCACACCTGGGATCCGCGCCTGGAATGGTGGTCGTGCTCGGTCGACGGCCTGGAGGTGGTGCCGGGCACGCTGCGGCCCGGCGCGATGGTCGTCTACCGCCTGATGACCCCGCACGGCAGCCCGCCGAACCTGAGCGCCGAGATGCGGGAGGCGTTCCTCATCACCTTCAACGTCCCCGGCGTGCGTCTGCTCGAAACCGGCGAGCTGTTCGGCGATCAGCGACCGCTGCTGCGCGGCGGCGCGCTGGTCTGA
- a CDS encoding cupin-like domain-containing protein, whose translation MPRIAPPSAAEFEAEFVRRSRPVILRGAIADWPAMAKWSLEYFARQLGDRELPVIREKGRSHYDVGGGLHYERIRFADYCALLADERPHDLYLSVRVRELLPELFADIRHPVYAANAPWARSRFWLGAPDTKGPLHRDLPENLFAQIRGRKRFLLLERRLTGLVYRHPFYSGVPNYSPVDAEAPDLARFPRFAEAPLWAAELEPGDLLYIPSLWWHQARSLTTSIGINLWWVRGPKVAVARLAELYMRLRGLRL comes from the coding sequence GTGCCCCGCATCGCGCCGCCCTCGGCGGCGGAGTTCGAGGCGGAATTCGTCCGCCGCTCGCGGCCGGTGATCCTGCGCGGCGCCATCGCCGACTGGCCGGCGATGGCCAAGTGGTCGCTTGAATACTTCGCGCGCCAGCTCGGCGATCGCGAGCTGCCGGTGATCCGGGAGAAGGGCCGCTCGCACTACGACGTCGGCGGCGGGCTCCACTACGAGCGCATCCGCTTCGCCGACTACTGCGCCCTGCTCGCCGACGAGCGGCCGCACGACCTCTACCTGTCGGTGCGGGTGCGCGAGCTGCTGCCGGAGCTGTTCGCCGACATCCGGCATCCGGTGTACGCGGCGAACGCGCCGTGGGCGCGCTCGCGCTTCTGGCTCGGCGCGCCCGACACCAAGGGGCCGCTGCACCGCGATCTGCCCGAGAACCTGTTCGCGCAGATCCGCGGCCGCAAGCGCTTCCTGCTGCTCGAACGGCGGCTGACCGGTCTCGTGTACCGCCACCCGTTCTACTCCGGGGTGCCCAACTACAGCCCGGTGGACGCCGAAGCGCCGGATCTGGCGCGCTTCCCGCGCTTCGCCGAGGCGCCGCTGTGGGCGGCCGAGCTCGAGCCCGGCGACCTGCTCTACATCCCCAGCCTGTGGTGGCACCAGGCGCGCTCGCTGACGACGTCGATCGGCATCAACCTGTGGTGGGTGCGCGGCCCCAAGGTCGCGGTGGCGCGCCTGGCCGAGCTCTACATGCGGCTGCGCGGGCTGCGATTGTGA
- a CDS encoding cupin-like domain-containing protein: MRAVDIPRVEPLAPARFEREYRRTRRPVVVRGLVPEAELRRWSFAALAAEFRELTVPAIVTRGGTVVADPRHGVGTEPRPLRELLQQLGGGGVPSLYMMARADELPPAWRERVSTPIYCAGAPWLSHKLWISPAGTVTMTHRDAADNFHVQLLGAKRFTLFDARDSGCLYPNSLFSGVPNGCRVDIEAPDLARFPRFREAQPRQAELAPGDAIYIPRGAWHHVRTVADSFSTNFWWARGGRLPLVLAADLFKRLRRVNR, translated from the coding sequence ATGCGCGCCGTCGACATCCCGCGCGTCGAACCGCTGGCGCCGGCGCGCTTCGAGCGCGAGTACCGGCGGACGCGCCGTCCGGTGGTGGTGCGCGGGCTGGTGCCGGAGGCGGAGCTGCGGCGCTGGTCGTTCGCGGCGCTGGCGGCGGAGTTCCGCGAGCTGACGGTGCCGGCGATCGTCACCCGCGGCGGCACCGTGGTCGCCGATCCGCGGCACGGCGTCGGCACAGAGCCGCGCCCGCTGCGCGAGCTGCTGCAGCAGCTCGGCGGCGGCGGCGTCCCGTCGCTGTACATGATGGCGCGCGCCGACGAGCTGCCGCCGGCGTGGCGCGAGCGCGTCTCCACGCCGATCTACTGCGCCGGCGCGCCGTGGCTGTCGCACAAGCTGTGGATCTCGCCCGCCGGCACGGTGACGATGACCCACCGCGACGCCGCCGACAATTTCCACGTCCAGCTCCTGGGCGCGAAGCGCTTCACGCTCTTCGATGCCCGCGACAGCGGATGCCTGTATCCGAACAGTCTGTTCTCCGGCGTGCCCAACGGCTGCCGGGTCGACATCGAGGCGCCGGACCTGGCGCGCTTTCCGCGCTTCCGCGAGGCGCAGCCGCGGCAGGCGGAGCTGGCGCCGGGGGACGCGATCTACATTCCGCGCGGCGCCTGGCACCACGTGCGCACGGTCGCCGACAGCTTCTCGACCAACTTCTGGTGGGCGCGCGGGGGGCGCCTGCCGCTGGTGCTGGCGGCCGATCTGTTCAAGCGGCTGCGGCGGGTCAATCGCTGA
- a CDS encoding radical SAM protein: MTARAVTAEQGEPRAGRPLRIAMVSSFGSRDGGYFSDVLLGLLCSDARALGHESRMLRVYYDGGDRVRDAEVSARVTRWLVDEAIDLVVADRVLDTAAFAAWKAGGPDRRMLLLPPPEGMASVAPGDAAIAYRPYERRRPGGEMGDEVRRAFAMWLATGLAPPAEVDIPGLSAVRDGLPEPASRSLVEAAGGPRLDYRPVLDVEVIAAGDAAAVRAAPYAVFGNGGCPYSRDVSQAAPYRDLPLPRGGEVLRKGCAFCTMGGDYDKRSDADTVESVLRQAAYLAAHLPAPHAFVLTDQHPLRYLPLLLEEAERRGLRDLTWLLETRADWLVEHREALARSIAIAARTGTRLELYLVGFESFSDDDLELFNKGVDHTVLLAAAALVRELVHAHPAHFGYTRERGHSLILFHPWTTPARLLASGEALRAHGLSDFFHDITRNRLRLYPRLPIYALATAQGLAADAWEAAAVADTARGKGYSVDIAWRFADARAAVAYELCRHLRRALGDQTEISQLLAVARWLAPIDAAAAPTPEAATGWLAAALDGLATRVEALLHGSCGARAAAVFFAGACNNGCPGCENRDRFLADDAAALQARVDAARAADLPVMLAGREPTLHPDFAALVRRARGADGRRVGVTSNGRRFAYPRFTREAVEAGLSDASVKLFAAGAAAADAIARVDGAHAQALRGIANLVRAGVRVELRAPLYGAALATLPELAALARAHGVGGIRVEVPLDGLGLGAIDAAAAALDGLAAACRAADVRLTAAPLPSGMRGFDRMPV; encoded by the coding sequence ATGACGGCGCGCGCGGTCACCGCGGAGCAGGGCGAGCCGCGGGCCGGGCGTCCGCTGCGCATCGCCATGGTGAGCAGCTTCGGCAGCCGCGATGGCGGCTACTTCTCCGACGTGCTGCTCGGCCTGTTGTGCAGCGACGCGCGCGCCCTCGGGCATGAGTCGCGGATGCTGCGCGTCTACTACGACGGCGGCGACCGCGTCCGCGACGCCGAGGTCTCGGCGCGGGTGACGCGCTGGCTGGTCGACGAGGCGATCGACCTGGTGGTCGCCGATCGCGTGCTCGACACGGCCGCGTTCGCGGCATGGAAGGCGGGCGGCCCGGACCGCCGCATGCTGCTCCTGCCGCCGCCCGAGGGCATGGCGAGCGTCGCGCCCGGCGATGCCGCCATCGCCTACCGCCCCTACGAACGCCGCCGGCCGGGCGGCGAGATGGGTGACGAGGTGCGGCGCGCCTTCGCCATGTGGCTGGCGACCGGTCTGGCGCCGCCGGCCGAGGTCGACATCCCCGGCCTGTCGGCGGTGCGCGACGGCCTGCCGGAGCCGGCGTCGCGCTCGCTGGTGGAGGCTGCCGGCGGCCCGCGCCTCGACTACCGCCCGGTGCTCGACGTCGAGGTGATCGCCGCCGGCGATGCCGCGGCGGTGCGCGCCGCCCCGTACGCGGTGTTCGGCAACGGCGGCTGCCCCTACAGCCGCGACGTCAGCCAGGCCGCGCCGTACCGCGACCTGCCGCTGCCGCGCGGCGGCGAGGTGCTGCGCAAGGGCTGCGCCTTCTGCACCATGGGCGGCGACTACGACAAGCGCTCCGACGCCGACACCGTCGAGTCGGTGCTCCGCCAGGCCGCCTATCTCGCCGCGCACCTGCCGGCGCCGCACGCCTTCGTGCTCACCGATCAGCACCCGCTGCGCTATCTGCCGCTGTTGCTGGAGGAGGCGGAGCGGCGCGGCCTGCGCGATCTCACCTGGCTGCTGGAGACGCGCGCCGACTGGCTGGTCGAGCACCGCGAGGCGCTGGCGCGCAGCATCGCCATCGCGGCGCGCACCGGGACGCGGCTCGAGCTCTACCTGGTCGGCTTCGAGTCGTTCTCGGACGACGATCTCGAGCTCTTCAACAAGGGCGTCGACCATACCGTGCTGCTCGCCGCCGCCGCGCTGGTGCGCGAGCTGGTGCACGCCCACCCGGCGCACTTCGGCTACACGCGCGAGCGCGGTCACAGCCTGATCCTCTTCCATCCCTGGACGACGCCGGCGCGCCTGCTGGCGTCGGGCGAGGCGCTGCGCGCCCACGGGCTGTCGGACTTCTTCCACGACATCACCCGCAATCGTCTGCGCCTCTACCCGCGCCTGCCGATCTACGCCCTGGCGACCGCGCAGGGGTTGGCGGCCGACGCCTGGGAGGCCGCGGCGGTGGCGGACACGGCGCGCGGCAAGGGCTACAGCGTCGACATCGCCTGGCGCTTCGCCGATGCGCGCGCCGCCGTCGCCTACGAGCTGTGCCGCCACCTGCGCCGCGCGCTCGGCGATCAGACCGAGATCAGCCAGTTGCTCGCCGTCGCCCGCTGGCTGGCGCCGATCGACGCCGCGGCGGCGCCGACCCCGGAGGCGGCCACCGGTTGGCTCGCGGCGGCCCTGGACGGGCTGGCGACGCGGGTCGAGGCGCTGTTGCACGGCTCCTGCGGCGCGCGGGCGGCGGCGGTCTTCTTCGCCGGCGCCTGCAACAACGGCTGTCCCGGCTGCGAGAATCGCGACCGCTTCCTGGCCGACGACGCGGCGGCGCTGCAGGCCCGCGTCGACGCGGCGCGCGCCGCCGACCTGCCGGTGATGCTGGCGGGGCGCGAGCCGACGCTGCATCCCGACTTCGCGGCGCTGGTGCGGCGCGCGCGCGGCGCCGACGGGCGGCGGGTCGGCGTCACCAGCAACGGTCGCCGCTTCGCCTACCCGCGTTTCACCCGCGAAGCGGTCGAGGCGGGATTGTCGGACGCGTCGGTGAAGCTGTTCGCCGCCGGCGCCGCGGCGGCGGACGCGATCGCCCGCGTCGACGGCGCGCACGCGCAGGCGCTGCGCGGCATCGCCAACCTGGTGCGCGCCGGGGTGCGGGTCGAGCTGCGGGCGCCGTTGTACGGGGCGGCGCTCGCCACGCTGCCGGAGCTGGCGGCGCTGGCGCGCGCGCACGGCGTCGGCGGCATCCGGGTCGAGGTGCCGCTCGACGGGCTCGGCCTCGGCGCCATCGACGCCGCCGCGGCGGCGTTGGACGGGCTGGCCGCCGCCTGCCGCGCCGCCGACGTCCGCCTCACCGCCGCGCCGCTGCCGAGCGGCATGCGCGGCTTCGACCGGATGCCGGTGTGA
- a CDS encoding radical SAM protein, with product MHVQRVITNETCNQNCWFCNARRPAERPDFISPAAVRRRIAAARGPQTREIVLTGGEPAMRSDLAALVRHAAEGSGRVVLETNATLIDPAGAAALAGAGLAAARVQLVAWGDEADAITREPGGFAAALRGIRALADAGVGVEVTTPIVRRTLAHAAAIPSRIVAEGLPVAGLILIAPLQAPLADECAPLAEVAGAITAVADEARRVALPLRLDPTTYVAPCVFERPERVAHLFALNRGNATRAEYGRVAACAECLVNDRCPGLPRAAAEPAVLHPVREQRLRRRLTVVSTVEEQVARELVSRDEFRGGDAPAVEYTVRVNFHCNQACEFCFVSTHLPPAREAAVREAIETAAREGAVVILSGGEPTLNPRLPDYVRLAKGGGARSVELQSNATRLGESDLAATLAEAGLDGAMISLHGATAAISDAVTGAPGTFAATLRGVDALVQTTVRVRLNFVFCQANRDDFPNVVELVARRWPTAGIVFSFVGSHTDVVPRTTALIPRFSDVMPSLVAGLARARAAGVAVSGFESMCGLPLCVIPASQRAAVSALALPEHAGGGEFVRGEACASCAEARRCFGVRRGYAELYGTGELRALSDAPEADGR from the coding sequence ATGCACGTTCAGCGCGTCATCACCAACGAGACCTGCAACCAGAACTGCTGGTTCTGCAACGCGCGACGGCCGGCCGAGCGTCCCGATTTCATCAGCCCCGCCGCCGTGCGGCGGCGGATCGCGGCGGCGCGGGGACCGCAGACGCGCGAGATCGTGCTCACCGGCGGCGAGCCGGCCATGCGCAGCGACCTGGCGGCGTTGGTGCGCCACGCCGCCGAGGGAAGCGGCCGGGTCGTGCTGGAGACCAACGCGACCCTGATCGACCCGGCGGGCGCCGCCGCCCTGGCCGGCGCCGGCCTCGCCGCGGCGCGCGTGCAACTGGTGGCGTGGGGCGACGAGGCGGATGCCATCACCCGCGAGCCGGGCGGCTTCGCGGCGGCGCTGCGCGGCATCCGCGCCCTCGCCGATGCCGGCGTCGGCGTCGAGGTGACGACGCCGATCGTCCGCCGCACGCTGGCGCACGCCGCCGCGATCCCCAGTCGGATCGTCGCCGAGGGCCTGCCGGTCGCCGGGCTGATCCTGATCGCGCCGCTGCAGGCGCCGCTCGCCGACGAGTGCGCGCCGCTGGCCGAGGTGGCCGGCGCCATCACCGCCGTCGCCGACGAAGCGCGTCGCGTCGCGCTCCCCCTGCGCCTCGATCCCACCACCTACGTCGCGCCCTGCGTCTTCGAACGGCCGGAGCGCGTCGCGCACCTGTTCGCGCTCAACCGCGGCAACGCGACGCGCGCCGAGTACGGACGCGTGGCGGCGTGCGCCGAGTGCCTGGTCAACGACCGCTGCCCCGGCCTGCCGCGGGCGGCGGCCGAACCGGCGGTCCTGCATCCGGTGCGCGAGCAACGGCTGCGCCGCCGGCTCACCGTGGTCTCGACGGTGGAGGAGCAGGTGGCGCGCGAGCTGGTCAGCCGCGACGAGTTTCGCGGCGGCGACGCGCCGGCGGTCGAGTACACGGTGCGGGTGAACTTCCACTGCAACCAGGCCTGCGAGTTCTGCTTCGTGTCGACGCACCTGCCGCCGGCGCGCGAGGCGGCGGTGCGCGAGGCGATCGAGACGGCGGCGCGCGAGGGCGCGGTGGTCATCCTCTCGGGCGGCGAGCCGACGCTGAACCCGCGCCTGCCCGACTACGTGCGCCTGGCCAAGGGCGGGGGCGCGCGCTCGGTCGAGCTGCAGAGCAACGCCACCCGGCTCGGCGAGTCGGACCTCGCCGCGACGCTGGCCGAGGCCGGGCTGGACGGCGCCATGATCTCCCTGCACGGCGCGACGGCCGCGATCTCGGACGCGGTCACCGGCGCCCCCGGCACCTTCGCGGCGACCCTGCGCGGCGTCGATGCGCTCGTGCAGACCACCGTCCGCGTCCGCCTCAACTTCGTCTTCTGCCAGGCCAACCGCGACGACTTCCCGAACGTCGTCGAGCTGGTGGCGCGGCGCTGGCCGACGGCGGGGATCGTCTTCTCGTTCGTCGGCTCGCACACCGACGTGGTGCCGCGGACGACGGCGCTGATCCCGCGCTTCTCCGACGTCATGCCGTCGCTGGTCGCCGGGCTGGCGCGCGCCCGCGCCGCCGGGGTGGCGGTCAGCGGCTTCGAGTCGATGTGCGGCCTGCCGCTCTGCGTCATCCCGGCGAGCCAGCGCGCCGCCGTTTCGGCGCTGGCGCTGCCGGAGCACGCCGGCGGCGGCGAGTTCGTCCGCGGCGAGGCCTGCGCGAGCTGCGCCGAGGCGCGCCGCTGCTTCGGCGTGCGCCGCGGCTACGCCGAGCTCTACGGCACCGGCGAGCTGCGGGCGCTGTCCGACGCCCCCGAGGCGGACGGGCGCTGA
- a CDS encoding NAD(P)-dependent oxidoreductase, whose amino-acid sequence MVGEAEQRLRLLVTGASGFVGSQVVRAALASGHQVIALVRSRAGAARLAGLSGDLRLVEADLADAAAMRRAAREAAADAALHLAWSIGPDYRDTPANLACVQGSLALLEGLLDGACQRIVFAGSHLELAASAGDMDETLAVAPRSLYAVCKDALHRIADTYAAARGASFAWARLFNLYGPGQPDWALVPSIIAPLLAGRPCAVARGAQVRAFLHVRDVADALLALARSPLGGTVHVGTETGISVRALALRIGERLGRADLLAFPEPEALGAEPPRIVPCTARLAATVGFRPRIDLDDGLADTIEWWRAHRPSMVDA is encoded by the coding sequence ATGGTTGGTGAAGCGGAACAGCGGCTGCGGCTGCTCGTCACCGGCGCGTCCGGATTCGTCGGTTCGCAGGTGGTCCGGGCGGCGCTCGCCAGCGGCCACCAGGTCATCGCGCTGGTGCGATCGCGCGCCGGCGCGGCGCGTCTCGCCGGCCTGTCGGGCGACCTCCGCCTGGTCGAGGCGGACCTCGCCGATGCGGCGGCGATGCGCCGCGCCGCACGCGAGGCGGCAGCCGACGCGGCCCTGCACCTCGCCTGGTCGATCGGCCCCGACTATCGCGACACCCCGGCCAACCTGGCCTGCGTCCAGGGCTCGCTCGCCCTGCTCGAGGGCCTGCTCGACGGCGCCTGCCAGCGCATCGTCTTCGCCGGCTCGCACCTCGAGCTGGCGGCGAGCGCGGGCGACATGGACGAGACGCTCGCCGTCGCCCCGCGCAGCCTCTACGCGGTGTGCAAGGACGCCCTGCACCGCATCGCCGACACCTACGCCGCCGCCCGCGGCGCCTCGTTCGCGTGGGCGCGGCTGTTCAATCTCTACGGACCGGGGCAGCCCGACTGGGCCCTGGTGCCGTCGATCATCGCGCCGTTGCTCGCCGGCCGCCCCTGCGCCGTCGCCCGCGGCGCCCAGGTGCGGGCCTTCCTGCACGTCCGCGACGTCGCCGACGCCCTGCTCGCCCTGGCGCGGTCGCCGCTCGGCGGCACCGTCCACGTCGGCACCGAGACCGGCATCAGCGTCCGCGCCCTCGCCCTGCGCATCGGCGAGCGCCTGGGCCGCGCCGACCTGCTCGCCTTCCCCGAGCCCGAGGCGCTGGGGGCCGAGCCGCCGCGGATCGTGCCCTGCACCGCCCGTCTCGCCGCGACGGTCGGCTTCCGGCCCCGGATCGACCTCGACGACGGCCTGGCCGACACTATCGAGTGGTGGCGCGCGCACCGCCCGTCTATGGTTGACGCGTGA